A single window of Melospiza georgiana isolate bMelGeo1 chromosome 6, bMelGeo1.pri, whole genome shotgun sequence DNA harbors:
- the ISM2 gene encoding isthmin-2 → MPLIRGKVVLILGFVFLTTFLAAVRGLPVRGKPRGNTPKERSSKLAEVSASSGPRSAGHEELSPPGRPRGLRRSGQAGPRRHRRRGLPQQAARSPVLPQPRAAGQEESLPFMLDLQNLPGLANVDLSAQNPNIQVTIEVVDDPQAEMEMDLLKETSNDWSLTSSEWLSHKDLFWPLFWEYTDPAEGEEEEDEEEEEEEEEDDNLDVGDREEEEEEDDDEEEDYTTDYEEEESMLSGVGGNWDQPWPGQKNWIFKEKYNYDYEDEEEWSPWSPCSITCGSGNQKRTRSCGYACTATESRTCDLTHCPGAEGEMVFPTEEMPFKNDNTTELFNSEVDSCEKWLNCKSDFLTKYLSKVLTDLPSCPCSYPLEAVYSAVNLRDEQRGKSFRWRDASGPKERLDIYKPTARFCLRSMLSLDSTTLAAQHCCYDEHTRLITRGKGAGVPNLISTEFSPELHYKVDMLPWILCKGDWSRYHAVRPPNNGQRCADNPAEEEYLSQLQEAKEY, encoded by the exons GTGTCAGCGTCATCCGGCCCGCGCTCCGCAGGGCACGAGGAGCTGTCCCCGCCGGGCAGGCCGCGGGGGCTGCGGCGCAGCGGGCAGGCCGGCCCGCGCCGGCACAGGCGCCGAGGGCTGCCTCAGCAGGCTGCcaggagccctgtgctgccccagccccgtgctgctggccaggagGAGAGCCTGCCCTTCATGCTGGACCTGCAGAACTTGCCGGGGCTGGCCAACGTGGACCTGAGTGCCCAGAACCCCAACATCCAG GTGACCATTGAAGTGGTGGATGATCCTCAGGCTGAGATGGAGATGGACTTGTTGAAGGAGACAAGCAATGACTGGTCTCTGACATCCTCTGAGTGGCTGTCTCACAAGGACCTATTCTGGCCCCTCTTCTGGGAATACACTGACCCTgctgagggggaggaggaggaggatgaagaggaggaggaagaggaggaagaggatgacaaCCTGGATGTAGGGGacagggaagaagaagaagaagaggatgATGATGAAGAGGAAGATTACACAACAGATTATGAGGAGGAGGAGTCCATGCTTAGTGGAGTAGGTGGTAACTGGGACCAGCCATGGCCCGGGCAGAAAAACTGGATCTTTAAGGAAAAATACAATTACG ACTATGAAGATGAGGAGGAGTGGAGCCCATGGTCCCCTTGCAGCATCACCTGTGGCAGTGGCAACCAGAAGAGGACCCGCTCCTGTGGCTATGCCTGCACAGCGACAGAGTCGAGGACCTGCGATCTGACACACTGCCCTG GAGCAGAAGGAGAGATGGTCTTCCCCACAGAGGAGATGCCTTTCAAAAACGACAACACCACAGAGCTGTTCAACTCAG AGGTGGACAGCTGCGAGAAGTGGCTGAACTGCAAGAGCGACTTCCTCACCAAGTACCTGAGCAAGGTGCTGACGGAcctgcccagctgcccctgctcctaCCCGCTGGAGGCCGTCTACAGCGCCGTCAACCTGCGCGACGAGCAGCGGGGCAAGAGCTTCCGATGGCGGGATGCCAGCGGGCCCAAGGAGCGCCTGGACATCTACAAGCCCACGGCGCGCTTCTGCCTGCGCTCCATGCTCTCCCTGGACAGCACCACGCtggctgcccagcactgctgctatGACGAGCACACCCGCCTCATCACCCGCGGCAAGGGCGCCGGCGTCCCCAACCTCATCAGCACCGAGTTCTCTCCGGAGCTGCACTACAAGGTGGACATGCTGCCCTGGATCCTCTGCAAGGGGGACTGGAGCCGCTATCACGCCGTCCGGCCCCCCAACAATGGCCAGCGCTGTGCCGACAACCCCGCCGAGGAGGAGtacctgtcccagctgcaggaggccaAGGAGTACTAG